A window of Actinobacillus suis ATCC 33415 contains these coding sequences:
- a CDS encoding YcjF family protein codes for MKKQIFSEQEVTTEQQFVAKQEFEASDDIQIEEEYQEVEAELIVEESLKPSRFWVRVVLFALGLFSVAVIAQSVQWLIDTFQARQWIYFAFAIVFALISLTGVVAIIGEWRKLVFLRHHQQQQQVSEQLLLEELATTSGEKAVNFCNEVVANLKKVPSVQHSQQRWQSQLNEAYNAKEVLYLFSETVLTPLDKQVKKMISKSATENAVIVAVSPLAVVDVLMVAWRNIALVNKISKTYGMQLGYFSRLKLFKMVLTNMVFAGATEVVSDVGMEFFSQNLTAKLSLRAAQGIGVGLLTARLGIKAMEFCRPVAFQAGEKPKLSAIRQQLLTSVKNTIFTKAEEKVSEKV; via the coding sequence ATGAAGAAACAAATATTTAGTGAGCAAGAGGTCACAACAGAACAGCAATTTGTGGCCAAGCAAGAATTTGAGGCTTCGGACGATATTCAAATTGAAGAGGAATATCAAGAAGTTGAGGCGGAATTAATTGTTGAAGAAAGCCTGAAGCCGTCGCGTTTTTGGGTAAGAGTAGTGCTGTTTGCGTTGGGACTGTTCAGCGTTGCCGTGATTGCACAAAGTGTGCAATGGCTGATTGATACTTTCCAAGCTCGCCAATGGATTTATTTTGCGTTTGCAATTGTGTTCGCTTTAATCAGTTTAACCGGCGTGGTTGCGATTATCGGTGAATGGCGTAAATTAGTTTTTTTACGTCATCATCAGCAACAACAGCAAGTAAGCGAGCAATTACTTTTAGAAGAACTTGCAACGACAAGCGGTGAAAAAGCGGTAAATTTTTGCAATGAGGTTGTGGCGAATTTAAAAAAAGTGCCAAGTGTGCAACATTCGCAACAACGTTGGCAAAGCCAATTAAATGAGGCTTATAATGCAAAAGAGGTGCTGTACTTATTTAGTGAAACAGTGCTCACACCGCTTGATAAGCAAGTGAAAAAAATGATTTCAAAAAGTGCGACTGAAAATGCGGTGATTGTGGCGGTTAGCCCGTTAGCTGTGGTGGATGTGTTGATGGTAGCGTGGCGAAATATTGCATTGGTGAATAAAATCAGCAAAACCTACGGTATGCAATTAGGGTATTTCAGCCGTTTGAAATTATTCAAAATGGTCTTAACCAATATGGTGTTTGCTGGTGCAACCGAAGTGGTGAGCGATGTCGGTATGGAATTCTTCTCGCAAAATTTAACCGCTAAACTTTCACTGCGTGCCGCACAGGGCATTGGTGTAGGTTTGCTCACTGCAAGATTAGGCATTAAAGCGATGGAATTTTGCCGTCCGGTTGCGTTCCAAGCGGGTGAAAAACCGAAACTTTCTGCCATTCGCCAACAATTATTAACTTCGGTTAAAAACACGATTTTTACGAAAGCAGAAGAAAAAGTGAGTGAGAAGGTATAG
- a CDS encoding DUF2238 domain-containing protein — MEQRSHIIPLFLAIMITAIAIWSGITPSDRAVWYAEVMPIFVVFGLLIFTYPKFQFSGLAYILMSLWMIMHLIGAKYTFANVPFEWANQFLSPILGEDRNHFDRVAHYIIGFYSFPMAEWLLRRRKCGLGVATFFSLFFIMAVAASYEIIEWQYAVIEGGNAGIEFLGSQGDIWDAQKDMLADTLGAITALIIYLIARPDLRIRSHFYE; from the coding sequence ATGGAACAGCGCTCACATATTATTCCGCTGTTTTTAGCGATTATGATTACCGCAATTGCGATATGGTCGGGGATCACTCCGTCAGATCGGGCTGTCTGGTATGCGGAAGTGATGCCAATTTTTGTGGTATTTGGGCTATTGATTTTTACATACCCTAAATTTCAATTTAGCGGTTTGGCTTATATCTTAATGTCCTTATGGATGATTATGCATTTAATCGGTGCCAAATATACCTTTGCCAATGTGCCTTTTGAGTGGGCGAATCAGTTTCTTAGCCCTATTTTAGGCGAAGATCGTAACCATTTTGATAGAGTGGCACATTACATTATCGGTTTTTATAGTTTCCCGATGGCAGAATGGTTATTACGCCGCCGTAAATGTGGATTAGGTGTTGCAACCTTCTTTTCGCTATTTTTTATTATGGCAGTAGCCGCAAGTTATGAAATTATCGAATGGCAATATGCAGTGATAGAAGGTGGTAATGCAGGTATTGAATTTTTAGGCTCGCAAGGCGATATTTGGGATGCACAAAAAGATATGTTGGCGGATACTTTGGGGGCAATTACTGCGCTTATTATTTATCTGATTGCCCGTCCGGACTTGCGGATTCGCTCCCATTTTTACGAATAG
- the djlA gene encoding co-chaperone DjlA, which produces MQFIGKIIGFFLGYQIFHSFFGGLLGAFIGHLADKKLYELGSVRSSVFGKNLTRQSLFTQTTFAVLGHIAKAKGRVTEDDIHLARQLMSRLKLDANAQQLAQQAFTLGKEADFPLRQVIQEFREACGQRADLLRFFVEVQMQAALHDGQLDANEQQILFTIAETMGMSRFQFERMIAMVMAAQQFRNGGFYQEQYQQGGAYQQSQGRYNGYHQANSNAPSIDAAYKVLGVTANDDQTAVKRAYRKLMNEHHPDKLAAKGLPDEMMELAKEKAQQIQAAYDLICKVKGWK; this is translated from the coding sequence ATGCAATTTATCGGAAAAATTATTGGATTCTTCTTAGGTTACCAAATCTTTCATAGCTTTTTTGGGGGGCTATTAGGGGCTTTTATCGGTCATCTTGCGGATAAAAAGTTGTATGAATTAGGTTCAGTTCGTTCAAGTGTTTTTGGTAAAAATCTTACGCGTCAATCGCTTTTCACTCAGACGACATTTGCGGTATTAGGACATATTGCGAAAGCAAAGGGACGTGTAACGGAAGATGACATTCATTTGGCGCGTCAGTTAATGAGCCGTCTGAAATTAGATGCTAATGCCCAACAACTTGCACAACAAGCATTTACGTTAGGTAAAGAGGCTGATTTTCCGTTACGTCAGGTGATTCAGGAATTCAGAGAAGCTTGTGGTCAGCGTGCCGATTTATTGCGCTTTTTTGTGGAAGTCCAGATGCAGGCCGCTTTACACGATGGGCAATTAGATGCGAATGAACAGCAAATTTTATTTACGATTGCCGAAACTATGGGGATGAGCCGTTTCCAATTTGAACGTATGATTGCGATGGTTATGGCTGCACAGCAATTTAGAAACGGTGGCTTTTATCAAGAGCAATATCAGCAAGGTGGCGCTTATCAGCAATCGCAAGGCAGATATAATGGTTATCATCAAGCTAATAGTAATGCACCGAGCATTGATGCCGCTTATAAAGTTTTAGGCGTGACCGCAAATGACGACCAAACCGCCGTAAAACGTGCCTACCGTAAATTGATGAACGAACATCATCCGGATAAGCTGGCGGCAAAAGGTTTACCGGATGAGATGATGGAATTAGCGAAAGAGAAAGCACAGCAAATTCAAGCGGCTTACGATTTAATCTGTAAAGTAAAAGGATGGAAATAA
- the dusC gene encoding tRNA dihydrouridine(16) synthase DusC: MMNTIPKVILAPMQGVLDPFVRKLLTAVNDYDLCISEFVRVVDQKLPKKAFYRLAPELLQGGLTDSGTPVRVQLLGQHPQWLAENAQLAIELGSHGVDLNCGCPSKTVNGSNGGASLLKDPDLIYRATKAMREAVPQEQIVSVKVRLGWDSADQCFEIADAVAQGGANEITVHGRTKQDGYRAERINWQAIGEIQKRLSIPVIANGEIWDFESAKNCQNMTACSSLMIGRGALNTPNLSRVVKFNQPKMPWHEVLQLLFQYVNMENERDSGFYHVARIKQWLHYLDKEYPEAKDLFQILKTEHGYDGLKAHIERAVNQGI; this comes from the coding sequence ATGATGAATACGATACCTAAAGTTATTTTAGCGCCGATGCAAGGCGTATTAGATCCTTTTGTTCGCAAATTACTGACGGCAGTAAATGATTACGATCTATGTATTTCAGAATTTGTGCGAGTGGTGGATCAAAAATTGCCGAAGAAAGCATTTTATCGTCTTGCGCCTGAATTGTTGCAGGGCGGTTTAACCGATTCAGGTACGCCTGTGCGAGTGCAGTTATTAGGACAACATCCGCAATGGTTGGCAGAAAATGCCCAGTTGGCGATTGAATTGGGCTCGCATGGAGTGGATTTGAATTGCGGTTGTCCGTCTAAAACGGTAAACGGCAGTAATGGTGGCGCATCATTGCTAAAAGATCCGGATTTGATTTATCGAGCAACCAAAGCAATGCGAGAAGCAGTTCCACAGGAGCAGATCGTTTCGGTGAAAGTGCGTTTAGGTTGGGATTCGGCAGATCAATGTTTTGAGATTGCCGATGCGGTGGCACAAGGTGGAGCGAATGAAATAACCGTACACGGTCGTACCAAACAAGACGGCTATCGAGCTGAACGCATTAATTGGCAGGCAATCGGCGAAATTCAAAAACGTCTTTCGATTCCTGTGATTGCCAATGGCGAAATCTGGGATTTTGAATCTGCAAAAAATTGCCAAAATATGACCGCTTGTTCGAGTTTAATGATCGGGCGAGGTGCATTAAACACGCCGAACCTTAGCCGAGTGGTGAAATTTAATCAGCCTAAAATGCCATGGCACGAGGTGCTGCAATTACTGTTTCAATATGTAAATATGGAAAATGAGCGTGACTCGGGCTTTTATCATGTGGCGAGAATTAAGCAATGGCTACATTATTTGGATAAAGAATATCCGGAAGCCAAAGATTTGTTCCAAATACTCAAAACGGAGCACGGCTATGACGGTCTAAAAGCACATATTGAACGAGCGGTAAATCAAGGGATTTAA
- a CDS encoding ABC transporter ATP-binding protein, protein MIFFTDLILKRGQSVLLENTSVTIHTGQKVGLVGKNGCGKSSLFALVKGELQPEGGDVSLPKNWAISWVNQETPALEISALDYVIQGDREYTGLMSQLEKANQENNGNQIALIHTQLDTIDAWTIQARAATLLNGLGFTNEQLSLPVKSFSGGWRMRLNLAQALICRSDLLLLDEPTNHLDLDAVIWLEKWLTNYRGTLLLISHDRDFLDPIIDRVIHIENQQLNDYTGNYTSFEIQRATKISQQNAAYAQQQRKVAHLQSFIDRFKAKATKAKQAQSRIKALEKMELIAPAYADSPFEFEFRPPLALPSPLLMMEKASAGYADKTILESVKLNLVPGSRIGLLGRNGAGKSTLIKLLAGELAPQTGHIQLAKGVQLGYFAQHQVDTLRFDESPLWHLQKIAPELTEQEVRNYLGGFDFKGDKVKQNVGSFSGGEKARLVLALIVWQRPNLLLLDEPTNHLDLEMRQALTDALTYYEGSLVVVSHDRHLLRSTVNEFYLVHDKKVEEFKGDLDDYQKWLNEQNALEAAKNSGNSTACTEEKADNSAANRKEQKRLEAELRQQTAPLRKKITQLEKDLEQASEKLNQLEALLASSEIYEAENKVQLTETLAKQIEAKKAVEEIEMEWLDCQEQLEALLS, encoded by the coding sequence ATGATTTTTTTCACCGACCTTATCTTAAAACGCGGACAATCCGTCCTTTTAGAAAACACCTCCGTCACCATTCATACCGGTCAAAAAGTTGGACTGGTCGGTAAAAACGGTTGTGGTAAATCTTCACTTTTCGCTTTAGTGAAAGGCGAATTACAACCGGAAGGCGGCGATGTTTCTCTGCCGAAAAACTGGGCGATTTCTTGGGTAAATCAAGAAACACCGGCATTGGAAATTTCCGCATTGGATTATGTGATCCAAGGCGATCGCGAATATACCGGTTTAATGAGCCAATTAGAAAAAGCCAATCAAGAAAATAACGGCAATCAAATTGCTCTCATTCACACTCAACTGGATACAATTGACGCATGGACAATTCAAGCCCGTGCAGCAACCTTGTTAAACGGTTTAGGCTTCACTAACGAACAACTTTCCTTACCGGTGAAATCGTTCTCAGGTGGCTGGCGTATGCGTTTAAATTTGGCACAAGCGTTGATCTGCCGTTCTGATTTGCTGCTACTTGATGAACCGACTAACCACTTGGATTTAGATGCGGTGATCTGGCTGGAAAAATGGCTGACTAACTACCGTGGTACGCTATTGCTCATTTCCCATGACCGAGATTTTCTCGATCCGATAATTGATCGCGTGATTCATATCGAAAATCAGCAGCTGAATGATTACACCGGTAACTACACCTCGTTTGAAATTCAGCGTGCTACCAAAATCTCGCAACAAAATGCTGCTTATGCACAACAACAGCGAAAAGTTGCTCATTTACAGAGTTTTATCGACCGCTTTAAGGCGAAGGCAACCAAAGCGAAACAGGCACAAAGCCGTATCAAAGCGTTGGAAAAAATGGAACTGATTGCACCGGCTTATGCGGACAGTCCGTTCGAATTTGAATTCCGTCCGCCGCTCGCTTTGCCAAGCCCGTTATTAATGATGGAAAAAGCCAGTGCCGGTTATGCTGATAAAACCATTTTAGAATCGGTTAAACTGAATTTAGTGCCCGGCTCACGTATCGGTTTGCTCGGCCGCAACGGTGCGGGTAAATCCACGCTGATTAAATTACTCGCCGGCGAATTAGCCCCGCAAACCGGACATATTCAATTAGCCAAAGGTGTACAATTAGGTTATTTCGCTCAACATCAAGTGGATACATTACGCTTTGATGAAAGCCCGTTATGGCATTTACAGAAAATTGCTCCGGAATTAACCGAACAAGAAGTACGTAATTATTTAGGCGGCTTTGATTTTAAAGGCGACAAAGTGAAACAAAACGTCGGCTCGTTTTCCGGCGGGGAAAAAGCTCGTTTGGTGTTAGCGCTAATCGTATGGCAACGCCCAAATTTACTGTTGTTGGACGAACCGACCAACCATTTAGATCTGGAAATGCGTCAAGCGCTAACCGATGCGCTCACTTATTATGAGGGCTCGCTGGTAGTGGTATCGCACGATCGTCATTTATTGCGTAGTACCGTGAATGAATTTTATCTGGTGCACGATAAAAAAGTGGAAGAATTTAAAGGCGATCTGGATGATTACCAAAAATGGCTAAACGAACAAAATGCGCTTGAAGCGGCAAAAAATTCAGGAAATTCGACCGCTTGTACGGAAGAAAAAGCGGATAATAGCGCGGCAAATCGTAAGGAACAAAAGCGTTTAGAGGCGGAATTACGCCAACAAACCGCACCGTTACGCAAAAAGATCACCCAGCTAGAGAAAGATCTTGAACAAGCGAGTGAAAAGCTAAATCAGCTCGAAGCACTACTGGCTTCAAGCGAGATCTATGAAGCGGAAAATAAAGTGCAACTTACCGAAACACTCGCGAAGCAAATTGAAGCGAAAAAAGCCGTTGAAGAAATTGAAATGGAATGGCTGGACTGCCAAGAACAGCTTGAGGCATTGCTTAGCTAG
- a CDS encoding GxxExxY protein: MSLLFEQETYALRSAIFDVYFQMGNGFLESVYQECLELEFRARNIPFITQPNLALMYKDQLLKQSYKPDFICFDQIIIELKAVNLLKEEHKAQLMNYLKITGMKLGLLVNFGAFPKVEIKRIIM, translated from the coding sequence ATGAGCTTATTATTTGAACAAGAAACGTATGCTTTACGCAGTGCAATATTTGATGTGTATTTTCAAATGGGTAATGGTTTTTTAGAATCTGTTTATCAAGAATGTTTAGAGCTTGAATTTAGAGCTAGAAATATTCCTTTTATAACACAACCCAATCTTGCATTAATGTATAAAGATCAGCTATTAAAGCAGAGTTATAAACCAGATTTTATTTGTTTTGATCAAATTATTATTGAATTAAAAGCAGTTAATTTGTTGAAAGAAGAGCATAAAGCTCAATTAATGAACTATTTAAAAATAACAGGTATGAAGTTAGGTTTACTTGTTAATTTTGGTGCATTTCCTAAAGTAGAAATTAAACGGATAATTATGTAG